One Podarcis muralis chromosome Z, rPodMur119.hap1.1, whole genome shotgun sequence DNA segment encodes these proteins:
- the SOWAHD gene encoding ankyrin repeat domain-containing protein SOWAHD, with protein MAEKQREDGLEEGQQVLPGFKPCIQEDATRARPQTAVGSQSPRPSSRAESLILRRGQLLSNFSRSMNRSSRRSGNWATGVDTARLSMGYGSTRRKGLKDKLFQSSQAKPMWVTASHQESVVLDTQPDQEPLMDGNTDDLSLALDPVEHEWMLTVAQGDAESILNLLAKDPSLLSRRDFVTGFSVLHWLAKHGRHEDLIEVISFAERNCYPFDVNMPSASGRLTPLHLAALQGHEMVIKVLVGAYGANTSLRDHNGRKAWQYLRADASRELKELSGACEEDLAQLGTGNANNNCAPSARGGIGMFKGDSKEAKGRGHSQRATPRLSYFRNKFRQAIAFFQER; from the coding sequence ATGGCAGAAAAACAAAGGGAAGATGGCTTGGAAGAGGGACAACAGGTGCTTCCAGGTTTTAAGCCATGCATACAGGAAGACGCCACCCGTGCTCGGCCGCAGACTGCTGTTGGCAGCCAGTCTCCCAGGCCCAGCAGCCGGGCTGAAAGCTTAATTCTCCGACGAGGACAGTTGTTGTCCAACTTCAGCAGAAGCATGAACAGGTCAAGCAGGCGTTCGGGGAACTGGGCAACGGGGGTGGACACAGCCAGACTATCAATGGGTTATGGTAGCACGAGAAGGAAGGGACTGAAGGATAAGCTCTTCCAAAGCAGCCAGGCCAAACCTATGTGGGTGACAGCTTCCCATCAGGAGAGCGTTGTGCTGGACACCCAACCAGATCAGGAACCTCTCATGGATGGGAACACTGATGACTTGTCCTTAGCTCTGGATCCAGTGGAGCATGAGTGGATGTTGACTGTCGCCCAAGGAGACGCAGAGAGCATCCTCAACTTACTGGCCAAGGACCCCAGCCTGCTCTCCAGGAGAGACTTTGTGACGGgcttctctgtcctccactggTTGGCCAAACATGGCCGCCATGAAGACTTGATTGAGGTGATTTCTTTTGCGGAAAGGAATTGCTACCCATTTGATGTCAACATGCCCTCAGCCAGTGGCAGACTAACCCCTTTGCACCTAGCCGCCCTCCAAGGCCATGAGATGGTCATCAAAGTGCTGGTGGGAGCCTACGGAGCCAATACAAGCCTTCGGGACCACAACGGCCGCAAGGCGTGGCAGTACCTCCGAGCAGATGCTTCCAGAGAGTTAAAGGAGCTCTCGGGGGCTTGTGAGGAAGACCTGGCCCAGCTAGGAACTGGAAACGCCAACAACAACTGTGCTCCATCAGCGCGAGGTGGAATTGGCATGTTCAAGGGGGACAGCAAGGAAGCCAAGGGCAGAGGACACAGCCAGAGGGCCACGCCCAGACTGTCTTATTTCAGGAACAAGTTCAGACAAGCCATTGCGTTCTTCCAAGAGCGTTAG